AAGCCCAGGTAGAGCGCTTGCCCGAGCTCGTACTTCATACCGCTGGGGACCAGAGGGTTGTAGAAACTCACCACCACGTCGTGGGCGGTCCAGGACACGGCCCCCAGGCAGAGGAGCCCGGCCAGGACGAAGAGCACCCCCCCGCAGACCACGCAGGCGTTCTTGGCCGGGGTGTCCTTGGCGCAGCGGGTACACCTCATGCCCACGACGGAGGCGGAGCAGGCCAGGCCCCCCAGCAGGCAGGAGATGACCATCAGGGCGCGGGCGGCCTgcagggcctggggcagggccagcagCGAGCGATAGATCTGGCACTGGTAGATGCCCGTGCTGTGCCAGACGCACTCCATCCACAGGCCTTTGAGCACCGCCACGGCGGTCAGGATGTTGGTGCCCACGTGCGCCGTCCTCCGCCAGTGAGGCAGAACAGTGGCGGTCAGCGTCCCCACCAGGCCCAGGAGACTGAGCACGAAACCCAGCATCTGGACGGCCTCCCCCGCCATGGTCCCGCGGCCGGCCACCTTCCCCGCCCGGACGTCCCGGTCCGGGAAACCTGCTCCCCTCCGGCAGCCGGGAACCCTGGAGTTCACTCACCGCTCGCCTCCGGTCCTAGTGAGAAGGGAAGTGGCACGGAGACGTTAAACATTAGCTCGATGCATTTATTGCCTGACCTATATGCAGCTGGGGTCAGCGGACATCGGGGAGGGGGgttagggtgggggaagggaccggggctttccctttctcccacgacaacagtgtggccaagtggatagagccccggcctggaggtcagaaggaactggcttctgatccccactctcacttgtttgccgtgtgaccttggaaaagtcgcttcactcttctgggccagtCAGCCAGTCGTACTTACCTAGCGCTTGATGGGTGCGAAGCACCGTATAAGGAATTTGGGAGAAACAgcgtaacagtaaacggacatcTTCCTTGCCTACTGAatagtatttttcaagcgctcagtacagtgctctgcacacagtaagcgctcattaaatacggttGGATGAATGAGTTTACAAGCCAgagggcctcagctacctcatctctaaaatggagattaagtctgtgagccccatttgggactgtgtccaacctgaatattttgtgtctccgccagtgcttattacatgcccggcacattgtaagcacttaaataccataaaaaagagagacccCCCCTCCGACCCTCCTCCACCAACTCCCTCCAGGCCTCTCCCACCTCTGGGGCACCTGCTGTGCCAGCTCTGTCTGTCTAGGCAGGTGAAGGACCCCAGTGTGCCTTTTGTGGCTGGTCTTCATTTTGGTTTTTGTCAACCCTCCCTAAGCCACGAAGCTTTCCCCAGTGGGAGAGAGTCAGTGGGGTCTGCCAACATAGAGGATTCGGAGATCCTGGGACCCCCCGGACGGGGAGCTGGGAGGCAATGGGAAGTTCTCCCGGGGCCTTCTGGAAGTCCCCTGCCAAGGTCAGTCATCTTTCCCGGCCCACGACGCCCAGGAAATGGGCCCCGGTCTGATGGCGGGCCTGACTGCTCCCCCGTGGGACGGCAGCTATTTTGGGAAGTCATTAAGGTGCTATATTTAGGCCTCGGCTAATAAAGGCTCGCTAACTTAGGAAACTAAGTCGGCCCGAACTGGCCGACCCCGCCGTTCCCCGCTCCCTGTGCCCCAGGCGTGTTGGTGTAATTCCGAATGCCATAGAACCACTCTCCCTTTGGGCTCCGCTCGTTTCAGAGGTAACTTGGAAATTCACTCGGCTATCTGGAAACCAAACCAAAACCTGGGCTCATTCACACttcattcaaatcatatttattgagtgcttactatgtgcagggcactgtactaagcacttgggaaggtaacaatgcaacaataaatagatgcattccctgccaggGATCGAGCAGAGGAGGCGCCCCAGAAaaagccttagtggaaagagcacaggcatgggagtcggaggtcgtggattctaatcctggctccaccacttgtcagctgtgtgacttggggcaagtcacttcacttctctgtgcctcaattaccacatctgaaaaatggaaagtaagaccgtgagccccacgtgggacaacctgattagcttgtatctaccccagtgcttagaacagtgcttggcccatactaagcgtttaacaaataccatcattattactattgttattgagGGTGGACATAGGGGTGTGATGTAGGTGTGTGTCCGGAGGAAGTGAGTGACCCTTCATCTGGGAGGAAGGCGGGGAGAAAGATGGACGTTCTTATTCTGACCAGCGAAGGCCACTGAAATTGAACTCACAGCTCCTAGGAAAACTCGGTACACAcctgaggaaatcaatcagttaatatagtatttgttgaacagctgtgtgcagaatgatgtacACAGTAccttagagagtacaatagaattagtagatgcaaTCATTTCCTCGGGATACTTAGACACGGGGACATTATTTACAGATAAGAAGAAAGGAAACATGGCTATATAACTGAGCTCATGCTTAAGAAGGAGGGTGTTTGGGGCATAGAAAGGCTGAGTATATAAGCTCATACCTGGCACAGAAGTGCGCTttaacctagtggataaagcacgggcccaggttctaatcctgccaccgccacttgtctgctgtgtgaccttctctgtgcctcagttccctcatctgcaaaatgagatgaagactgtgagcccaatgtggggcagggactgcgtccaccccgattactttgtgtttaccccagtacttagtacagtgcctggcacatagtaagcgcttaacaaatgccataaaaaaacacgTCCTGAGGTGGCCGTTGTGGGGATATAAGAGAAAATGCATccaggagggcctcttggagaccaatcactggtattaagTTCatttccattcagtcgtatttattaagcacttactgggtgcagagcactgtactaagcgcttggaaagtacagtgtagcaatgagagaccatccctgcccataccaggcttacagtctagaaggggggaggcagataaatcaagtaaataggcattgatataaatagaactatatatacgcatatacataagtgctgtggggtggggagagcaaagggagcgaagtgagcactcagtgcagaacactgtcctaagcgtttgggagagtagttagtagattcaatccccatcctcaaggtgcttagagtctgtatgagagaagtgaagttaccatAGTCTGGAGGGGTGGGGCAGAAGAAACTGGACATCAAAGATTAAGAACAAACCCAAAGAGGTTtagccttttctcttcctcaccgCTGCCTAATCTTGGACAAACCCAAGAGTGGAAAATACAAGATCCCCATCTCCAGCCCGATTAGAAGAAACAAAGTAGTAATTGTTTGCTctcataattatagtaataataattgtggtatttgttcagtgcttactatgtaccaggcactgtaataataataataaaataataattatggtatttgttaagcacttactaagtgccaggcactctactaagtgccgggatggatacaagctgacTGGGTTGGACaatccagtctcaatccccattttccagatgaggtaactgaggcacagagaagttaagtgatttgcccaaggtcacacagcagacaagaggccgagccgggattagaacccatgaccttatgcatcctaggcccatactctctctgctaagccatgctgcttctctatactaagcactgaggtggagacacacaaattgggttggacacagttcctgtcccatatggggctcacagtcttaatcaccattttacagattaagtgaagtgacttgcccagggtcacacagcggacaagtggccgagcaaggattagaacccatgaccttctgactcctgggcccttgttctcaactacgccacgctgcttctcatcagaaaACTGATTGTGGCCCAAGGCAGGCTGGGAGCGAAAAGAGCTGGCCAACGGGGAGGGTGGACATGAGAGCCGGGGGCCTCGCCAGCTGGGTGACAGCTAGCTAAAAGCAGCTGCGAGAAACACCAGCCTTCTTGTCTGCCAGCTCCCGCTGGCTTTCTTTTACAGGGACCAGACTTGAAAATCCATGTTTTTCCCCATAAATTTCTCCGCCGTCCCATTCCCGGGTCGCCTGCGAGCAGCTGCGGGGGAGCTCTCCTGCCCCCCTTGCCAACACCGCAGCTGAGTCAACTTTGGGCGTCCCGACTCCGAATTAGGCCCCAGTGaaatggcggggccggggctGCTCTTCTGGCCAGGAAGGCGGGGCCCAGGGCACGGGCCCCAGATGCCCGGTGTCGCCAGCCGGAATCTCCCAGGGGCCCGGTTCCTCCTGGCTGGCTCTCCGGGCTCCTCTGGGCTCCACGTGTTCCGGCTGCCCAGTGGCGCCCGGAGCCGAGGTTCTTCCCAACCCCCCAGACTCCGGTTATTacccctaatagtaataatgacggtatttcttaaccgcttcctgtgtgtcaaacactgtccgaagcgccgaggtagacacaagatcatcaggttggacaacagtgcctgtcccacgtggggttcccaggctaagaggtagagagagcaggtatttaattcctgttttatggatgaggaaacggaggcacagtaaagttaaatgacttgtccaagacggcacagcgggcaagtggtgggcccagaatcagggtctcctaattcccaggtgCCGTTTATGGGAGGAGGCTCTATTATGCGTTGCTTTGCAGAGGGCTGGGCTAGCGATCTGGCCCAACCTTGCCCTCTTGAGCCATCCAGTTCCAAGGATGGGGGAGGCTGAAActtccttccatcaatcaattgtatttattgagcacctactgagtgcagagcattatactaaacacttccTCAAATTTCATGGGGTGGAATCCAACAATCCCAGCATCACCTAAAGAGTGCTTATCAGTAACTCACTTTTCTCGTGGTGTTTGAGATGACAGTAGGGCTGGCCTCACAACATTCTTGTGAAGTAGGGAAGGACAGGAatcctatctccattttacagacgaagcaactgaggtccaaagagacGACGCGACTGACCTGAAGTCCCACGGAAGGTCAGTGACGGAAACGGCACACCAATCGGGTCTCTTTGAGCTAGGCCTCGGTCACCCGGTGCAGTTTGGTTGTTAAACCAACATCAAAACCctcaaatcctcctcctcccctagatGGTCGGGGGCTCTGGCCCTTGGGATCGACCGCAGGAACCAGAGAGGAGTTTAAAATTCAAGTAGCAGGGCCTGGACAACCATGGTTTCCTTTATGGCCGGAGGAGAGCCGCTTTTCTaaggtcaatcaatgatatttactaagtggacagagcacaggcctgggagtctaatcccagctccgccacttgtctgctgtgtgaccttaggtaagtcactttacttctctatgtctcagttccctcaccggcaaaatggggattcaattcatgtgctctctcctacttagattgtgagccccatgtcagtcggttggatttactgagcgcttactggactaagtccttgggagagtacagtacaaccgaataACAGATACTgtatctgcccacaatgagtttacagtctataggactgtcaactccatgtggaacttaattatcttatctacccccgtgcttaatacagtgcttggcatatagtaaatgcttaaacagcacaattattattgataatatagCGATCATTAGTAGCAATATTATCAATTATCGTTGCTAATTATTATAAATTTTTACTGTTAAATTTTAGTGAAGGTATTAATAATAtggctattattagtagtaataataataatatgagggCTGGACTTCCAGGCTCAAACCAAGTCCCTGAGCTTTTTAAGCGAAACACAACCATCAGTGGGACGccactcctcacctccccctccacagTTTGGAAGGAAATCAAGCCGGAGAAAATTACCGCTGCTGGGCTGAAAACTGCCAACTGTGAACAGTTTTATGGGAGGTGTGAGAGTGTGAAAGTTATAAGTGGTTAAAAACTTACCGCATCCTGCCCAGGCCCGGGGTGAGAGAGAGCTCTGTGGTTGCAGAGGTTATTTCTTCCCGAGCCCTGGGGCGGGAAGGCAAGGAGTTGTTGTATCATAAATCCACCTGACCTTAGGCCCCCAGGGATTGGAGCCCACACAGCCCGGGGCCGGAGTGGCTGGACCCTGggtttcaatcagtcgatcagttggatttattgagtgcttacactgtgaagagcactggcctggacttgggagagtacaatatgagagacacattgcctgcccacaccgaactacagtctagagcgggggagagatgacagtaaataaattatggattgagATGatggtaaataaattatggatctgtagtaatagtaatcattttggtatttgttaagcacttactatgtggcaagtactgttctaagcgctgggctagatacaaggtaatcaggtcgtcccacgtggggctcacagtctcaatccccattttacagatgaggggactgaggcacagagaagtgaatgacttgccccaagtcacacagctgacaggtgagggagggagccgggaccatgacctctgactccgaagcctgggctctttccactaagccacgctgctctgtactTGAGCACTTTAGGGGTGAAggtgagaggtgaataaaggaagcaaatcagggtgacgcagaagggagcgggagaaggggagagcagggcttgatccgggaaggcctcttggaggagatgggccttgggaagagggattgtctgtcagatacaaagagggaggacgtttcaggccagtggcgggacgtgggagagaggtcggcggcgagatggaggcccaatgagtaggttggcattagaggagctaagatcCAACGGAGTCAGGGCATTCCTGGAGAGCACTGGGACGGTCctgcgctggggcggggggaggggggcggtgcccAGCCCACATTGGCTTGGCATCAcgggacgtgttccctgcccaaagggggcttacagtctctaacGGTCCCTGCAGTCTCTTATCCGGAATCGTAGCTCAAGCGGCTCTGTCGCTCTTTCTCTACACTGAGCTCGCCTTGGTtacggaatgtatctgttcttgtactgtgccctcccaggcccctagtacagtgcttggcacacagtgagcgctcaataaatgagtgaatgaatgaacgatgggaGAAGTGTGCTGCcacaggatcaatcaatcgatatttatcgagggcttacatttgcagagcactggtggTACAGGCAcaatccctttaataataataatattgatattattattgtggtactaagcgcttactgtgctaagggctgggaaaaatacaaggtaattaggttggacacagtccgtgtcccgtgtagggctcacagccttcatcttctccattgtacagatggggtagctgcggcacagagaagataagtgcccAAGGTTGTATAGCagactgtggcagagctgggattattcattcattcattcaatagtatttattgagcgcttactatgtgcagagcactgtactaagcgcttgggatgaacaagtcggcaacagatacagtccctgccgtttgacgggcttacagtctaatcgggggagacggacagacgagaacgatggcactaaacagcgtcaaggggaagaacatctcgtaaaaaccgatggcaactaaatagaatcaaggcgatgtacaattcattaacaaaataaatagggtaatgaaaatatatacagttgagcggacgagtacagtgctgtggggatgggaagggagaggtggaggagcagagggaaaaggggaaaatgaggctttagctgcggagaggtaaaggggggatggcagagggagtagagggggaagaggagctcagtctgggaaggcctcttggaggaggtgatttttaagtaaggttttgaagagggaaagagaatcagtttggcggaggtgaggagggagggcgttccaggaccgcgggaggacgtgacccgggggtcgacggcgggatgggcgagaccgagggacggcgaggaggtgggcggcagaggagcggagcgtgcggggtgggcggtagaaagagagaagggaagagaggtaggaaggggcaaggtgatggagagcctcgaagcctagagtgaggagtttttgtttggagcagaggtcgatgggcaaccactggagttgtttaagaaggggagtgacatgcccagatcgtttctgcgggaagatgagccgggcagcggagtgaagaatagaccggagcggggcgagagaggaggaagggaggtcagagagaaggctgacacagtagtctagccgggatataacgagagcccgtaatagtaaggtagccgtctgggtggagaggaaagggtggatcctggcgatattgtagaggtgaaaccggcaggtctcggtaacggataggatgcgtggggtgaacgagagggacgagtcaaggatgacaccgagattgcgggcctgcgggacgggaaggatggtcgtgccatccacggtgatggagaagtctgggagcggaccgggcttgggagggaagatgaggagctcagtcttgctcatgttgagttttaggtggcgggccaacatccaggtggagacgtccaggattagaacccaggtcctcccgactcccaggcccttgttatatccgttaggccatgccgcttcccagggCACCCTCTCTGTGGAAGAGTCCAGgcctccttaataatgttggtatttgttaagcgcttactatgtgcagagcactgttctaagcgctggggtagacacaggggaatcaggttgtcccacgtggggctcacagtcttaatccccattttacagatgaggtaactgaggcacagagaagttaagtgacttgcccacagtcacacagctgacaggtggcagagctgggattcgaactcatgagctctgactccaaagcccaggctctttccactgagccacgctgcttctctaggagagcTACTGCAGGACGGGAGGAAATGATTCTCAGAAGGCTTGCTGTTCCAGGCTTCAAACGTTTGCATGGTGATGGGGGATTTATTTGACTTGGAAAGCTGTAGGTGTCCCAAgccagctttctctccctctctccttctctccctccttcttcccctctccctccttcttcccctctccctccttcttcccctctccctccttcttcccctctccctccttcttcccctctccgtctttcttcctctcttcctcctctctccctctctcttcctctcttcctcctctctccctctctctctcttcccctccctctctctctccctcccttcctctcttcctctctctctccccccacacccccttccAGCTCTCCTCCGAGGATCTTTCTTCCCGGAGCTGATGAATACAGccagctgaggcactgagagaggagcaggaggtctATAGAATGGGAAATTCAGCTCCACATGTTTGTTTTTCATCTGCTTAAGTGTCGCCCCATTGACTGCCTCCTCGCCCAGCCCTGGAAACTTCTGCCGAGGCAGTAGCTTTCTGGAATGCCCGCCGCCAGAATCCCGTATGCCCAGAATGGGGAGGTTCTGCCAAGGGCAACACACCTGATGCTCTGGACCTGTTTGCACTTCCCACCCCTTCCAGGGAAGAGTTTTTTGAAAAATGGCTGTATTCTTTCAAGCCTGGAGGGTGAG
This region of Ornithorhynchus anatinus isolate Pmale09 chromosome 17, mOrnAna1.pri.v4, whole genome shotgun sequence genomic DNA includes:
- the CLDN14 gene encoding claudin-14, producing the protein MAGEAVQMLGFVLSLLGLVGTLTATVLPHWRRTAHVGTNILTAVAVLKGLWMECVWHSTGIYQCQIYRSLLALPQALQAARALMVISCLLGGLACSASVVGMRCTRCAKDTPAKNACVVCGGVLFVLAGLLCLGAVSWTAHDVVVSFYNPLVPSGMKYELGQALYLGFVSSSLTLIGGTLLCASCQREAPRVPYQLPPRGPPAAPPYLPPAALKDNYAPSLTSASRSSYRLHDYV